From one Suicoccus acidiformans genomic stretch:
- a CDS encoding chromate transporter: protein MIYLQLIWAFFRIGLLSFGGGYAVLPMIDQIIVDQYGWMTAQQFTDIITISQMTPGPIAINAATFVGNQLLGVPGGIVATIGVCLPSLIIVLALAYFYFKYQNLALVQGVVTAMRPAVVALIASAGFSIILTAFFGSGEPVIQLGHLNGVSVAIFLVSLFLLRRFKLDPTYIIIITGIIGLVVYSIL from the coding sequence ATGATTTACTTGCAACTTATTTGGGCTTTCTTTCGCATTGGCCTCTTGAGTTTTGGTGGGGGATACGCTGTCCTGCCGATGATTGATCAGATTATTGTAGATCAATATGGTTGGATGACTGCCCAGCAATTTACCGATATTATCACCATCTCGCAGATGACCCCGGGTCCCATTGCCATTAATGCGGCAACCTTTGTGGGGAATCAACTGCTTGGGGTGCCGGGCGGTATCGTTGCTACCATCGGTGTCTGCTTGCCATCCTTAATTATTGTGCTGGCCCTGGCTTATTTCTACTTTAAATACCAGAACCTTGCCCTAGTGCAAGGGGTTGTCACAGCCATGCGTCCGGCAGTGGTAGCCCTCATTGCTTCCGCTGGTTTCTCCATTATTCTTACGGCCTTCTTTGGTTCAGGCGAGCCAGTGATTCAACTAGGTCATTTGAATGGCGTCTCAGTCGCTATCTTTCTTGTGTCCTTATTTCTTTTGCGACGATTTAAGTTGGATCCGACTTATATCATTATTATTACGGGGATTATAGGGCTGGTTGTGTATTCGATTCTTTAA
- a CDS encoding chromate transporter, translating to MTREKAVLWELFKSTFRISMFTFGGGYVIVPMMQKRFCDELGWIERDEMLDLVAIAQSAPGPIAMNASIMVGYRVAGLYGALVTALGTMFPPLIIMTIVTYIYNAIRDNAYVGYVMLGMEAGIAAIILNVVFDMAAGIIKQGNIVNIIVLLLSLLLAIFYQVNVVWLLLMAAVIGFIQTFIRIQRGEIE from the coding sequence ATGACTAGGGAGAAAGCAGTACTTTGGGAATTATTTAAATCGACTTTCCGCATCAGTATGTTTACCTTTGGCGGAGGATATGTCATCGTCCCGATGATGCAGAAACGGTTCTGTGATGAGTTGGGTTGGATTGAGCGGGATGAGATGTTGGACTTAGTTGCGATTGCACAATCCGCGCCGGGTCCGATTGCGATGAATGCTTCAATTATGGTAGGTTACCGGGTTGCCGGACTTTATGGAGCTTTGGTGACAGCTTTAGGGACAATGTTCCCACCGCTTATCATTATGACAATTGTGACCTATATTTATAATGCCATTCGTGATAATGCTTATGTAGGTTATGTGATGTTAGGGATGGAAGCAGGCATTGCTGCGATTATTCTTAATGTGGTGTTTGATATGGCGGCTGGAATTATCAAGCAAGGCAATATTGTGAACATTATTGTCTTGCTTCTCTCGTTACTTCTAGCGATTTTCTACCAAGTTAATGTGGTGTGGTTGTTATTAATGGCAGCGGTGATAGGTTTTATCCAAACTTTTATCCGTATTCAAAGGGGTGAGATTGAATGA
- a CDS encoding LysR family transcriptional regulator, protein MLDVKYASFLQLCKDMNYTQAAEHLNVTQPTVSKHIQRIERDLDVKLFYYDTRNNLKLTQAGQILLVHLGRINHEVHSLKQQLAQVDADLRIGASFTIGNYLLPDILLQTGMNLKHIELTIDTQQALLDKLSNYDLDVLLLTAEPLEDESIHAVEVYQDEIVLACSMHHFLAQQKVPLQQLQEEVFVMREPGSGINHAIDKWLKSVSANLLEANDVQMIGHIEIAKRMVMQRDYLGFFYRVSIEEELAAGKLSQVFIEDMTMQQKFYLVTLERNWNRMQESVSYLQKGFDELMHARRL, encoded by the coding sequence TTGTTAGATGTCAAGTATGCAAGTTTTCTGCAACTGTGTAAGGATATGAATTATACACAGGCGGCCGAGCATTTAAACGTTACCCAACCGACTGTCAGCAAGCATATTCAGCGAATTGAGCGGGATTTAGATGTAAAATTATTCTATTATGATACGCGCAATAACCTTAAGCTCACTCAAGCAGGGCAAATTCTCTTAGTTCATCTGGGACGAATAAACCATGAGGTCCACAGTCTAAAGCAGCAGTTAGCGCAAGTGGATGCCGATTTACGGATAGGTGCAAGCTTTACGATTGGTAACTACCTATTGCCCGACATTCTCTTGCAAACGGGGATGAATTTAAAGCATATTGAGTTGACGATTGATACCCAACAAGCCTTGTTGGACAAATTAAGTAATTACGACTTAGATGTCTTACTGCTGACCGCAGAGCCACTTGAAGATGAGAGCATCCATGCTGTTGAGGTTTACCAGGATGAGATTGTCTTAGCTTGTTCCATGCATCACTTCCTCGCCCAACAGAAAGTGCCCCTTCAGCAGTTGCAAGAAGAAGTATTTGTCATGCGTGAACCAGGGTCAGGAATTAATCATGCGATTGATAAATGGTTAAAATCTGTTTCCGCAAACCTTTTGGAAGCTAATGATGTGCAAATGATCGGCCACATTGAAATTGCCAAACGGATGGTCATGCAAAGAGATTACTTAGGTTTCTTTTACCGGGTGTCGATCGAAGAAGAGTTGGCTGCAGGGAAGCTCAGTCAAGTATTTATTGAAGATATGACAATGCAACAAAAGTTCTACTTGGTAACGCTAGAAAGAAATTGGAATCGAATGCAAGAATCTGTAAGCTACCTTCAAAAAGGGTTCGACGAATTAATGCATGCACGTAGATTGTAA
- a CDS encoding DUF3224 domain-containing protein produces MQGKARAHVKAEHRDKHQGPIQARSADVWTVLYDIQGEKIQGTAQGMYLMYGVEEEDGEVALQYVRGFLHFKGEINGQAGEFLAQEQGALQRDSLNMNGNVIDATEEFMLLTGNYHYDRPLSAQLVEVSYHFNM; encoded by the coding sequence ATGCAAGGTAAGGCACGTGCACATGTTAAAGCAGAACACCGGGATAAGCATCAAGGGCCGATTCAGGCTCGTTCAGCGGATGTTTGGACGGTTCTGTATGATATTCAAGGGGAGAAGATTCAAGGCACCGCACAGGGCATGTATTTGATGTACGGTGTAGAAGAGGAAGATGGGGAGGTAGCTTTGCAGTATGTTCGCGGTTTCCTCCATTTCAAAGGAGAAATCAATGGCCAAGCTGGTGAATTTCTAGCTCAAGAGCAAGGTGCCTTGCAACGGGACTCATTGAATATGAATGGGAATGTGATTGACGCGACGGAGGAATTTATGTTGCTTACAGGCAACTACCATTACGATCGGCCTTTGTCAGCTCAACTCGTTGAAGTTTCTTATCATTTCAATATGTAA
- a CDS encoding GNAT family N-acetyltransferase: MEIRKTSLEDMAEVLEIIEYGRQLQRSQSGIVQWPDDYPGATDIHQDIEAGGSYVAYANEAEADLAAGTLLGTFFLQEEPDPYYENIAGAWLNEEPYVTIHRIASNGLAPGIGTKCIEWVMEHYDNIRIDTHKQNKPMRYIIEKLGFAYCGVIQVRDGTDRNAYHYVREEE; this comes from the coding sequence ATGGAAATTCGTAAGACAAGCTTAGAGGATATGGCTGAGGTGCTCGAAATAATTGAATATGGGCGCCAACTGCAGCGTAGTCAGAGTGGGATTGTGCAGTGGCCAGATGATTATCCAGGTGCGACAGATATTCATCAAGATATTGAAGCTGGAGGTAGTTATGTGGCCTATGCTAATGAAGCGGAAGCGGATCTTGCAGCTGGCACGCTTCTGGGAACTTTTTTCTTGCAGGAAGAACCTGATCCGTATTATGAGAATATAGCGGGCGCTTGGCTTAATGAAGAGCCATATGTAACCATTCACCGTATCGCTTCAAATGGTCTTGCACCTGGTATTGGAACTAAGTGTATTGAATGGGTCATGGAACATTACGATAATATTCGCATTGATACGCATAAGCAGAATAAGCCCATGCGTTACATTATTGAGAAACTTGGCTTTGCGTATTGTGGTGTAATTCAAGTACGCGACGGAACTGACCGGAATGCGTATCATTATGTTAGAGAGGAAGAGTAG
- the truA gene encoding tRNA pseudouridine(38-40) synthase TruA has product MTRYAIKMEYDGTHYVGYQVQPNGPSIQAALEKALQTMAKLPAEEHIPTASSGRTDSGVHALGQVVHFDYPSAIPPQALTRALNSLLDPSIRVIQAIEVSDSFHARYSAVGKHYFYRVDLNQHPDPFKRLYTTHHPYRISLPDMQEALAILVGRHDFTSFCSTHTDKVDKVRTLHQAEVNYDARANELRFDFYGDGFLYNMIRIIVGTCLQIGDGLKPVSEMKRLLEVKDRNQAGPTAAPEGLYLWKVDYEPDPFEAL; this is encoded by the coding sequence ATGACACGCTACGCAATCAAGATGGAATACGACGGAACCCATTATGTGGGTTACCAAGTGCAACCCAATGGGCCGAGTATTCAAGCTGCCTTAGAGAAAGCCTTGCAGACAATGGCTAAATTACCTGCAGAAGAACATATTCCGACCGCAAGTTCAGGTCGAACCGATTCAGGTGTTCATGCTTTAGGCCAAGTCGTCCATTTCGACTATCCGAGTGCCATTCCGCCTCAGGCTTTAACGCGAGCCTTAAATAGCTTACTAGACCCGTCAATTCGAGTGATTCAGGCGATTGAAGTTAGCGATAGTTTCCATGCCAGATATAGTGCTGTGGGAAAGCATTATTTCTACCGGGTTGATTTGAATCAGCACCCGGATCCCTTTAAGCGACTTTACACCACACATCACCCATACCGAATCTCTTTACCGGATATGCAAGAAGCCTTGGCGATACTTGTCGGACGACATGATTTTACCAGCTTTTGTTCTACACATACTGATAAAGTAGATAAGGTACGCACTTTGCATCAGGCTGAGGTTAACTATGACGCGAGGGCCAATGAATTGCGTTTTGATTTCTATGGGGACGGTTTCTTATATAATATGATTCGTATTATTGTCGGTACTTGCTTGCAGATAGGGGATGGCCTGAAGCCGGTTTCTGAGATGAAGCGCCTATTAGAGGTAAAGGACCGTAACCAAGCGGGTCCAACGGCTGCCCCAGAAGGTTTGTATCTGTGGAAGGTGGATTATGAACCGGATCCCTTTGAAGCATTATAA
- a CDS encoding energy-coupling factor transporter transmembrane component T family protein yields MFDKLLIGRYIQGNSWIHRLDPRAKLLGTIYFIFLILLANHWLAYLLLTAVVFILIRLSGIDLSFFLKGIRPMIGLILFTVLFQVFFSQGGEVYFSWGILQVTSEGLRNAVFIFIRLVLVIMISTLLTLTTAPLELTDGIEHLLRPLSRFGFPSHEIALMLSIALRYVPTLMDEAQKIMNAQRARGVEFNQGSFIQRIQAIIPILVPLFVSAFNRAEEMATAMEARGYRGGEGRTKYRQLSFHKGDTVLVLGLLVLTVVIFGIRNYI; encoded by the coding sequence ATGTTTGATAAATTACTGATTGGCCGCTATATTCAAGGGAATTCTTGGATCCATCGCCTTGACCCTCGAGCGAAACTCTTGGGGACGATTTATTTTATTTTCCTTATTCTACTAGCAAATCATTGGCTAGCGTACTTGCTATTAACGGCAGTCGTCTTTATACTGATTCGCCTAAGTGGAATTGATTTGAGCTTCTTTCTCAAAGGAATTCGGCCGATGATTGGCTTAATTCTCTTTACCGTCTTGTTTCAAGTGTTCTTCTCCCAAGGTGGTGAAGTGTACTTTAGTTGGGGAATTCTGCAGGTCACTTCTGAAGGGCTGAGGAATGCGGTATTTATCTTTATTCGACTGGTCTTGGTGATTATGATATCTACCTTATTAACCTTAACCACGGCTCCTTTAGAATTGACCGATGGGATTGAGCATTTGTTGCGCCCCTTGAGTCGCTTCGGCTTTCCTTCCCATGAGATTGCCTTGATGTTATCCATTGCCTTGCGATATGTACCGACCTTAATGGATGAAGCGCAGAAAATTATGAATGCGCAAAGAGCGCGCGGTGTTGAGTTTAATCAAGGCTCGTTTATCCAACGTATTCAAGCGATTATTCCGATTCTTGTGCCTCTTTTTGTCAGTGCCTTTAATCGTGCGGAAGAAATGGCCACTGCGATGGAGGCTCGCGGCTACCGCGGAGGGGAAGGTCGAACAAAATACCGGCAATTGAGTTTCCACAAGGGAGATACGGTCCTTGTGCTCGGTTTACTGGTTCTGACTGTGGTAATTTTCGGCATTCGTAATTATATTTAA
- a CDS encoding energy-coupling factor ABC transporter ATP-binding protein — protein sequence MVKQIIFQDVSYAYNVGTPLEYQALKQINVSIHTGKVTAIVGHTGSGKSTLIQHLNVLLRPTAGQVTLGDYTITSGQDSQSLKDLRKQVGVVFQFPEAQLFEETVLKDVMFGPLNFGASPEEAEEVARHMLLEVGIHESLFQRSPFDLSGGQMRRVAIAGVLALEPSVLVLDEPTAGLDPMGHHQMMELFMRLQAEQDLTLVLVTHQMEDVANYADYVIVMDQGQIHKVGSPKEVFADTAWLKEHHLTLPKSMDFLERLLEESGISYPVTEAPLNVEELADILLAMQADLKGGMGDV from the coding sequence GTGGTTAAGCAAATTATATTCCAAGATGTAAGCTATGCTTATAATGTGGGGACACCGCTGGAGTATCAAGCATTAAAGCAGATTAATGTATCTATTCACACGGGTAAGGTGACAGCAATTGTCGGCCATACCGGCTCCGGGAAATCAACCTTAATCCAGCATTTAAACGTCCTTTTAAGGCCTACAGCCGGGCAAGTTACCTTGGGAGATTATACCATTACTTCAGGGCAGGACAGTCAATCTTTGAAGGATTTACGCAAGCAAGTGGGGGTTGTCTTCCAATTTCCTGAAGCTCAACTCTTTGAAGAGACGGTCTTAAAAGACGTTATGTTTGGCCCCCTTAACTTCGGGGCCAGTCCAGAGGAGGCCGAAGAAGTAGCCCGGCACATGCTATTAGAAGTCGGAATTCATGAGTCGTTATTCCAACGATCACCCTTTGATTTGAGTGGTGGCCAGATGCGTCGGGTGGCGATTGCTGGTGTGCTAGCATTAGAGCCAAGTGTCTTAGTCTTAGATGAGCCCACAGCGGGCTTGGATCCGATGGGTCATCACCAAATGATGGAATTATTTATGCGACTTCAAGCAGAGCAGGATTTGACCTTAGTTCTGGTGACCCATCAGATGGAAGACGTGGCCAATTATGCTGATTACGTTATTGTCATGGACCAAGGTCAGATTCATAAAGTTGGCTCACCCAAAGAGGTCTTTGCCGATACAGCTTGGCTTAAGGAACATCATCTAACCTTGCCGAAATCAATGGATTTTCTGGAGCGATTATTAGAGGAAAGCGGCATAAGCTATCCTGTGACAGAGGCGCCATTAAATGTTGAGGAATTGGCTGATATTCTCTTAGCCATGCAAGCAGACTTGAAGGGAGGGATGGGCGATGTTTGA
- a CDS encoding energy-coupling factor ABC transporter ATP-binding protein: protein MGEVIAASGVSFKYAPDEADVLSNISFAIEQGEWIAMIGPNGSGKSTLAKIMNGLLAPHSGTIQVKGETLNEETVWNVRQSVGMVFQNPDNQFVGATVEDDVAFGMENLGVPRPEMIERVEHALEEVNMQAYKQHEPAKLSGGQKQRVALAGIIALRPDVIIMDEATAMLDPMGRYEVIEAIERLKERYNLTVISITHDLDEAAEADRIFVMNQGQLVKIAPPEEIFLMGEELMGMGLDVPFSQKLQKALSTRGFAVPETYLDEEDLLQWLSKLYSKM, encoded by the coding sequence GTGGGGGAAGTTATTGCTGCCAGTGGCGTATCTTTTAAGTATGCTCCTGATGAGGCAGATGTTTTGTCGAATATATCTTTTGCAATTGAGCAAGGGGAATGGATTGCTATGATTGGGCCGAATGGCTCAGGCAAATCTACCTTAGCTAAGATTATGAATGGTCTACTTGCCCCTCATTCCGGGACAATTCAAGTCAAGGGAGAAACACTAAACGAGGAAACTGTTTGGAATGTACGCCAGAGTGTAGGCATGGTCTTTCAAAACCCTGATAACCAATTTGTTGGCGCGACGGTTGAAGATGATGTTGCTTTCGGCATGGAGAATCTCGGCGTACCGCGACCAGAGATGATTGAGCGGGTAGAGCATGCACTTGAAGAAGTGAATATGCAAGCGTATAAGCAGCATGAACCTGCCAAGCTTTCGGGCGGTCAGAAGCAAAGAGTGGCCCTTGCAGGGATTATTGCCTTACGCCCAGACGTCATTATTATGGACGAAGCGACCGCGATGTTAGATCCGATGGGTCGCTATGAAGTGATAGAAGCGATTGAACGCTTGAAGGAACGCTATAACTTAACTGTTATTTCAATTACGCATGACCTTGATGAAGCGGCTGAAGCAGACCGCATTTTTGTAATGAATCAGGGACAACTGGTTAAGATTGCCCCACCGGAAGAGATTTTCTTGATGGGTGAAGAGTTAATGGGCATGGGCTTAGATGTCCCCTTCTCCCAAAAATTACAAAAAGCATTATCAACAAGGGGCTTTGCTGTTCCGGAGACGTATTTGGATGAGGAGGATTTACTGCAGTGGTTAAGCAAATTATATTCCAAGATGTAA
- the rplQ gene encoding 50S ribosomal protein L17, translating to MAYRKLGRTSSQRKAMLRDLTTDVIINGRIETTEARAKEVRRLVDKMITLGKKGDLASRRKAASFLRFEIADARIEDDEVVIERVLDRVFDTYAAEYADRNGGYTRILKKGPRRGDAAEMVVLELV from the coding sequence ATGGCATATCGTAAATTAGGACGCACAAGTTCACAACGTAAAGCAATGCTACGTGACTTAACAACGGACGTAATTATCAACGGAAGAATCGAAACAACGGAAGCTCGCGCTAAAGAAGTTCGTCGCTTAGTTGATAAGATGATCACCCTTGGCAAAAAAGGCGATTTAGCTTCTCGTCGTAAAGCTGCTTCTTTCTTACGCTTCGAAATTGCGGATGCAAGAATTGAAGATGATGAAGTAGTTATCGAACGTGTATTAGACCGCGTATTCGATACGTATGCAGCAGAATATGCTGATCGCAATGGTGGCTATACCCGTATCCTTAAAAAAGGACCACGTCGCGGAGATGCTGCTGAAATGGTGGTTTTAGAGTTAGTTTAA
- a CDS encoding DNA-directed RNA polymerase subunit alpha translates to MIEIEKPEITTIEVSDDEKFGKIVIEPLERGYGTTLGNSLRRILLSSLPGAAITTVQIDGVLHEFSTVEGVVEDVATIILNLKNLAMKLHTDEDKIVEINVTGPKTVTAADIIHDNELEILNPDLYICTLSEGATLAMQMNVSNGRGYVRSEYNKADDLPIGVIPVDSVYTPIDKVNYTVENTRIGQQNIYDKLTMDIWTDGSISPEKSLSLAAKILIEHLNVFVNLNEDARDVEIMVEKEETEKEKVLVMTIEELDLSVRSYNCLKRAGINTIQELTNKTEAEMMKVRNLGRKSLAEVKNKLAELDLSLKDDD, encoded by the coding sequence ATGATCGAAATTGAAAAGCCTGAAATTACAACGATTGAAGTTAGTGATGACGAAAAATTTGGTAAGATAGTCATTGAACCACTTGAGCGTGGATATGGAACTACCCTTGGAAACTCATTACGTCGTATTCTTCTATCATCCTTACCTGGGGCTGCAATTACCACGGTACAAATTGATGGAGTCCTCCATGAATTTTCGACTGTTGAAGGTGTTGTAGAAGATGTCGCAACAATCATTTTAAACCTTAAGAATTTAGCGATGAAACTTCATACCGATGAAGATAAAATCGTTGAAATTAATGTAACAGGACCGAAAACTGTTACCGCAGCTGATATTATTCATGACAATGAACTAGAAATCTTAAATCCTGATTTGTACATCTGTACTTTATCAGAAGGTGCCACATTAGCGATGCAGATGAATGTATCCAATGGGCGAGGTTATGTACGTAGTGAATATAATAAAGCTGATGATTTACCAATTGGTGTCATTCCCGTAGATTCTGTTTATACACCGATTGACAAGGTCAATTATACGGTCGAAAACACCCGTATTGGTCAACAAAATATATACGATAAGTTAACAATGGACATTTGGACCGATGGATCAATTTCACCAGAGAAGTCCCTCAGTTTAGCTGCGAAAATCTTAATTGAGCACTTAAATGTTTTTGTTAATCTTAACGAAGATGCTCGCGATGTCGAGATCATGGTTGAGAAAGAAGAGACAGAGAAAGAGAAAGTTCTAGTCATGACGATTGAAGAACTAGACCTTTCGGTACGCTCTTATAACTGTTTGAAACGCGCTGGAATCAATACGATTCAAGAGTTAACAAATAAGACTGAAGCAGAGATGATGAAAGTTCGTAACCTCGGACGTAAATCCCTAGCTGAAGTCAAGAATAAACTAGCTGAACTTGACCTTAGTCTCAAAGATGATGACTAG
- the rpsK gene encoding 30S ribosomal protein S11, with translation MARQSTRSRRRRVRKNVERGVAHIRSTFNNTIVMITDEAGNAIAWSSAGSLGFRGSRKSTPFAAQMAAEVAAKGAMEHGMKSVEVAVKGPGSGRESAIRSLQATGLDVTAIRDVTPIPHNGCRPPKRRRV, from the coding sequence ATGGCAAGACAATCAACTCGTTCTAGACGTCGTCGCGTAAGAAAAAATGTTGAGCGTGGAGTTGCACACATTCGCTCTACGTTTAACAATACGATTGTAATGATTACTGATGAAGCTGGAAATGCAATTGCATGGTCTTCAGCAGGGTCATTAGGCTTCCGTGGATCAAGAAAATCTACCCCATTTGCTGCTCAAATGGCTGCGGAAGTTGCTGCAAAAGGTGCAATGGAGCATGGAATGAAATCAGTTGAAGTAGCGGTTAAAGGTCCTGGTTCAGGTCGTGAATCAGCAATTCGTTCACTTCAAGCAACTGGATTAGATGTTACTGCAATTCGTGACGTAACACCAATCCCTCACAACGGTTGCCGTCCTCCAAAGCGTCGCCGCGTATAA
- the rpsM gene encoding 30S ribosomal protein S13 has product MARIAGIDIPRDKRVVISLTYIYGIGKTTAQNILKEANVSEDTRVKDLSNDELDRIRSVVDSIKVEGDLRRDVSMDIKRLQDIGSYRGMRHRRNLPVRGQNTKNNARTRKGAKKPVTR; this is encoded by the coding sequence ATGGCTCGTATTGCAGGGATTGATATTCCACGCGATAAACGTGTGGTAATTTCATTAACATACATCTATGGAATCGGTAAAACAACTGCACAGAATATCTTGAAAGAAGCAAATGTTTCTGAAGATACTCGTGTTAAAGATTTATCTAACGATGAATTAGACCGTATCCGTAGTGTCGTTGACTCAATCAAAGTAGAAGGTGACTTACGCCGTGATGTAAGCATGGACATTAAACGCCTTCAAGATATCGGTTCATACCGTGGTATGCGTCACCGTCGCAACTTACCTGTACGTGGACAGAATACTAAGAACAATGCCCGTACACGTAAAGGTGCTAAGAAGCCTGTTACTAGATAA
- the rpmJ gene encoding 50S ribosomal protein L36 yields MKVRASVKPICENCKVIRRNGKVMVICSNPKHKQRQG; encoded by the coding sequence ATGAAAGTTAGAGCATCCGTAAAACCAATTTGTGAAAACTGTAAAGTTATCCGCCGTAACGGTAAAGTTATGGTAATTTGCAGCAATCCAAAACATAAACAACGCCAAGGTTAA
- the infA gene encoding translation initiation factor IF-1: MAKDDVIEVEGTVVETLPNAMFKVELENGHEILAHVSGKIRMNYIRILPGDRVTIEMSPYDLSRGRITYRFK; the protein is encoded by the coding sequence ATGGCTAAAGATGACGTAATCGAAGTTGAAGGTACAGTAGTTGAAACTTTACCGAATGCAATGTTCAAAGTAGAATTAGAAAACGGCCATGAAATATTGGCTCATGTCTCGGGTAAAATTCGTATGAACTACATCCGTATTTTGCCAGGAGATCGCGTAACGATTGAAATGTCTCCGTATGACTTATCAAGAGGACGCATTACCTATCGTTTCAAATAA
- a CDS encoding adenylate kinase, which translates to MNILLMGLPGAGKGTQSEMIANDYDMIHISTGDIFRKAIKDETPLGLEAKRYTDNGDLVPDDITNGLVKERLAEADVQANGFLLDGYPRTIAQAEALDANLADIDSNLDHVIYIEVDADILKERLSGRIMCSNCGATYHKVYNPPKVSGVCDVCGHTEFHQREDDTPEKVGHRIQLQMDSIRPILEHYEAANLLTKINGDQAIETVYREIRNILGE; encoded by the coding sequence ATGAATATTTTATTAATGGGTCTACCTGGTGCAGGTAAGGGAACTCAAAGTGAAATGATTGCTAATGATTACGATATGATTCATATCTCAACGGGAGACATCTTCCGTAAGGCAATCAAAGACGAAACCCCATTAGGTCTGGAAGCCAAACGCTATACAGACAACGGAGACCTTGTGCCAGACGATATTACAAATGGTTTAGTTAAAGAACGTTTAGCTGAAGCAGACGTACAAGCCAACGGCTTCTTACTTGATGGTTATCCGAGAACTATTGCGCAAGCAGAGGCATTGGATGCTAACCTAGCGGATATCGATTCAAACTTAGATCATGTTATCTATATTGAGGTCGACGCTGATATCTTAAAAGAACGCCTAAGCGGACGGATTATGTGTTCAAATTGTGGCGCAACTTACCACAAAGTATACAATCCGCCAAAAGTCAGTGGCGTATGTGATGTCTGCGGACACACTGAATTTCATCAAAGAGAAGATGACACACCTGAGAAAGTGGGCCATCGTATCCAGTTACAAATGGACTCTATTCGTCCAATTCTAGAGCATTATGAAGCAGCGAACCTATTGACGAAAATCAATGGGGATCAAGCAATTGAAACTGTCTATCGTGAGATTCGTAATATATTAGGTGAATAG